The following coding sequences are from one Paenibacillus sp. FSL R5-0912 window:
- a CDS encoding anti-sigma factor, giving the protein MSEHKDDLCELAELYVLGALTAEETAQLAAHAEACSECKELVSEYRQVLGHLPLASEPAEPPSGMKDRILSRVLESEKLSTPAAPPKASPNIQPAAERTIERESVKVAPIEQGLPKARIPEPRKTRFWGYLSLGLAVAVLLLIVYTGQLRGDVDQLQRQIASGTGPLQGLKVNETVALSPSGEAVSAKGVATIVADTSGTHLVIQAEDLPELTGTEVYQVWLIKGDTPQNAGTFISQDGNGALYYSFDPKAYDTVAITLEPDDGGDAPRGQIILAAPIKQG; this is encoded by the coding sequence ATGAGTGAACATAAGGATGATCTCTGTGAACTGGCCGAATTATATGTTCTGGGCGCACTGACGGCAGAAGAGACAGCGCAGCTCGCTGCCCATGCAGAAGCCTGCAGTGAATGCAAGGAGCTGGTAAGTGAATACCGGCAGGTACTGGGCCATCTTCCCCTTGCTTCCGAGCCCGCAGAGCCGCCTTCCGGAATGAAGGATCGGATATTATCACGGGTATTAGAGTCGGAAAAGTTGAGTACACCGGCTGCTCCGCCGAAAGCCAGCCCTAATATTCAGCCTGCGGCAGAACGCACCATTGAGCGTGAGTCCGTTAAGGTGGCACCTATAGAACAGGGCCTGCCCAAGGCGAGAATTCCAGAGCCTAGAAAAACCCGCTTCTGGGGTTACTTGAGCCTCGGGCTGGCTGTGGCCGTGCTGCTGCTGATTGTCTATACCGGCCAGCTGCGCGGGGATGTAGACCAGCTGCAGCGGCAGATTGCCTCCGGCACCGGGCCCCTGCAGGGGCTTAAGGTGAATGAGACGGTGGCGCTTAGCCCGTCGGGAGAGGCTGTTTCCGCCAAGGGTGTAGCGACCATTGTTGCTGATACATCCGGGACCCACCTCGTAATCCAGGCAGAGGATCTGCCGGAGCTTACAGGTACAGAGGTCTACCAGGTATGGCTGATCAAAGGGGATACGCCGCAGAATGCGGGCACCTTCATCTCACAGGACGGAAACGGGGCACTCTATTATTCGTTTGATCCGAAGGCCTACGATACCGTGGCAATTACGCTGGAGCCGGATGACGGGGGAGACGCCCCGCGGGGACAGATCATTCTGGCAGCGCCGATTAAGCAGGGGTAG
- a CDS encoding MFS transporter gives MNNTKEIAGRSGSTIASPQQSFSAPASARLPWAGLLALAMTGFICILTETIPAGLLLQISKGLGVTEALAGQLVTFYALGSLLAAIPLTTVTRGWRRRPLLLICILGFLIFNTVTALSSSYPLTLAARFFAGVSAGVLWGMIAGYARRMVPEQLKGRAMAIAMAGTPLALALGVPAGTFLGDLAGWRNIFGVLSLFALLLTIWILWRLPDYPGEAADQRLPLNKVFTSPGVRPILFVVLAWVLAHNILYTYIAPYLTQAGLTGRVDLVLLIFGITALLGIWLTGIWIDRHLRLLVLISLTAFALASVLLSIGSGKPVVIYLVAAVWGLTFGGAATLLQTAMAAASGESADVAQSMLVTAWNLAIGGGGIIGGILLETTGVMSFPWALFVLLALSVWIVRRSRTHGFPPGTMDIHRDK, from the coding sequence ATGAACAACACAAAAGAGATCGCCGGGAGGAGCGGCAGCACAATTGCTTCCCCGCAGCAAAGCTTCAGTGCCCCTGCTTCCGCACGCCTTCCCTGGGCTGGATTACTTGCGCTGGCAATGACCGGGTTTATCTGTATTCTGACTGAAACGATTCCCGCCGGACTCCTGCTTCAGATCAGTAAGGGGCTTGGAGTAACAGAGGCCTTGGCGGGTCAGCTTGTTACCTTCTATGCCCTGGGTTCTTTACTCGCCGCCATTCCATTGACCACGGTAACACGCGGCTGGAGACGTAGACCCTTGCTACTCATTTGCATCCTTGGTTTTCTCATATTCAATACCGTTACTGCCTTATCTTCGAGCTATCCCCTGACGCTTGCGGCCCGTTTCTTCGCGGGTGTGTCCGCTGGTGTCCTGTGGGGAATGATCGCAGGCTATGCACGGCGCATGGTACCGGAGCAGCTTAAGGGACGGGCTATGGCTATTGCAATGGCGGGAACGCCGCTTGCTCTGGCGCTCGGTGTCCCTGCCGGAACGTTTTTGGGTGATCTTGCAGGCTGGCGTAATATCTTTGGAGTCTTGTCGCTGTTCGCTCTGCTGCTGACCATTTGGATACTCTGGAGGCTGCCGGACTATCCGGGAGAAGCTGCAGATCAGCGGCTCCCTCTAAATAAGGTCTTCACAAGCCCCGGAGTGCGGCCGATCCTGTTTGTCGTGCTGGCCTGGGTACTGGCCCACAATATCCTGTATACCTATATAGCACCGTACCTTACTCAGGCCGGGTTAACCGGACGCGTGGACTTGGTGCTTCTTATTTTCGGTATTACAGCACTTCTTGGCATCTGGTTAACCGGTATCTGGATAGATCGTCACCTGAGGCTGCTGGTTCTGATTAGCCTCACTGCATTTGCATTGGCATCTGTTCTTCTCAGTATAGGCAGCGGCAAGCCTGTTGTAATCTATCTAGTAGCTGCTGTATGGGGCTTAACGTTCGGGGGAGCAGCCACGCTGCTGCAAACAGCAATGGCTGCAGCTAGTGGAGAGAGCGCAGATGTAGCGCAATCCATGCTTGTAACCGCATGGAATCTGGCCATTGGCGGAGGCGGTATAATCGGTGGAATTCTTCTCGAAACAACGGGTGTCATGTCATTCCCATGGGCGTTGTTTGTCTTGCTGGCCCTTTCTGTATGGATAGTCCGGCGCAGCAGAACGCATGGATTCCCTCCCGGAACCATGGATATCCATCGCGATAAATAA